One window of Sphingobium sp. HWE2-09 genomic DNA carries:
- a CDS encoding DsbC family protein, translated as MTPRLARYRYMAAALATLAAHSASAAQDMPSQTDLSVDARAAEAQLHQSFANLQFDEFGPAPVTGPLFQASAGGRILYYAPESDHLLFATVYDKNGVNLTALAQDASARKKLGALDPTQALTIGPPDAPTLIEFTDPDCPYCRALDRFWAAKAAEGKPVQRQIYFVSGIHADAASKAEHILCSKDQAGAFRATYAGEAPKLLATCKEGAALVARNAEAVKAMGISGTPTLILDGRVISGFQQAEIEAWLDEKQAPKKPPS; from the coding sequence ATGACCCCTCGCTTAGCCCGCTATCGGTACATGGCTGCCGCTCTCGCCACTTTGGCTGCCCATTCGGCGTCCGCGGCGCAAGACATGCCGTCCCAAACCGATCTTTCGGTCGATGCACGCGCCGCAGAAGCGCAACTCCATCAGAGTTTTGCAAACCTCCAGTTTGATGAGTTTGGCCCAGCGCCCGTCACTGGCCCGCTGTTCCAGGCGAGCGCCGGCGGCCGCATCCTCTATTACGCGCCGGAAAGCGATCATCTCCTGTTCGCGACCGTCTACGACAAAAATGGCGTCAACCTGACCGCCCTCGCCCAGGACGCCAGCGCGCGAAAGAAACTTGGGGCACTCGATCCCACCCAGGCGCTGACCATCGGACCGCCGGATGCGCCGACATTGATCGAGTTCACCGATCCCGACTGCCCCTATTGCCGTGCCCTTGACCGCTTCTGGGCAGCCAAGGCAGCGGAAGGCAAGCCGGTGCAGCGGCAGATCTATTTTGTGAGCGGTATCCATGCCGACGCCGCGTCCAAGGCCGAGCATATCCTCTGCTCGAAGGACCAGGCTGGCGCCTTCCGCGCCACCTATGCCGGAGAAGCGCCAAAGCTGCTTGCGACCTGCAAGGAGGGCGCCGCGCTTGTTGCCAGGAATGCCGAGGCCGTCAAAGCCATGGGCATATCGGGCACGCCGACCCTCATTCTGGATGGCCGCGTCATTTCCGGTTTCCAGCAGGCCGAGATCGAGGCCTGGCTCGATGAAAAGCAGGCGCCCAAAAAGCCGCCCAGCTGA
- a CDS encoding MFS transporter, producing MTSSFQPSGRAELVAGSRTLVASILGVASGVSSLPFYTSGLFIAALHADLGWSLTSLSLGPTVLIASMALSAPLVGHIFDRYGERRFILPGLLAQALGFLLLSRMNGLVGYCVLMGGTALLGAGCSSPAYLRVVNRRFQASKGAALALTISGSAVFSAVLPPILQGIIAAHGWRGGYVALSILVLIAAPAIMLLLGGERAASMPLVEPVREGPDDFRYGGLFRSRAFAPLMLAITLISIGVPGLLIHFVPMAMRSGMSAQQAAWIVSLIGGTQIITRVAIGIIVDRLFAPRVAASIMVASAIGILILAWGGDGSIVIGAIAVGFAFGAEADLLGYLAGRYYPPHHFGRVYGIFYAIFLGGMALSPSAYGMIVDRAGSYGPALICASILLFAAALLFLILPAFPVSSSRIAGVGDDHVS from the coding sequence ATGACATCCAGCTTCCAACCTAGTGGCCGAGCGGAGCTGGTCGCTGGATCGCGCACGCTAGTGGCGTCGATCCTCGGTGTCGCGTCGGGCGTGAGTTCGCTTCCCTTCTACACATCCGGCCTTTTCATCGCCGCGCTTCATGCCGACCTTGGATGGAGCCTGACCAGCCTTTCGCTGGGGCCGACCGTGCTAATTGCCTCGATGGCGCTGTCGGCGCCGTTAGTAGGACACATTTTCGATCGGTATGGGGAGCGGCGCTTCATCCTACCCGGGCTGCTCGCACAAGCCCTAGGTTTTCTCCTGCTCAGCAGGATGAACGGCCTAGTCGGCTATTGCGTCTTGATGGGAGGGACAGCGCTGTTGGGAGCGGGGTGCTCGTCGCCCGCATATCTCCGGGTCGTCAACCGCCGCTTCCAGGCCAGCAAGGGCGCCGCTCTTGCGCTCACCATTTCCGGGTCGGCCGTATTCAGCGCTGTCCTGCCGCCGATCCTTCAGGGGATCATCGCCGCCCACGGGTGGCGCGGCGGCTATGTGGCGCTTTCGATTTTAGTCCTCATCGCTGCCCCCGCCATCATGCTGCTGCTCGGCGGCGAGCGCGCGGCATCAATGCCATTGGTCGAGCCGGTCCGCGAGGGGCCTGACGATTTCCGCTATGGCGGGCTTTTCAGATCGCGCGCCTTCGCACCACTAATGCTGGCGATCACGTTGATCTCGATCGGCGTCCCCGGGCTTCTCATCCATTTCGTTCCCATGGCGATGCGTTCCGGCATGAGCGCGCAACAGGCAGCCTGGATAGTCAGCCTAATCGGCGGAACCCAGATCATCACGCGCGTCGCGATCGGGATCATCGTCGACCGGTTGTTCGCCCCCAGGGTCGCGGCCAGCATCATGGTCGCGTCGGCGATCGGCATCCTGATCCTGGCATGGGGTGGCGACGGTTCGATAGTGATCGGCGCGATCGCCGTCGGTTTCGCCTTCGGCGCGGAGGCAGATTTGCTGGGATATCTGGCCGGGCGATACTACCCTCCCCATCATTTTGGCCGTGTTTACGGTATCTTCTACGCAATTTTCTTGGGCGGCATGGCCCTCTCTCCCAGTGCCTACGGAATGATCGTGGATCGTGCCGGAAGCTACGGGCCGGCTTTGATTTGCGCGTCAATCCTGTTATTCGCGGCTGCATTGCTGTTTCTCATTCTTCCCGCCTTTCCGGTTTCCTCATCGCGCATAGCGGGGGTGGGTGACGATCATGTCAGCTGA
- a CDS encoding SOS response-associated peptidase, with product MEGHPICNLFTVRKSAAEVAAHFGVTLPAAQFSTPEEVYHGYPGMVVREQDGERVLQSMTWGWPVRLKTMKQESKPKPVNNIADLKKPFWIGAARKPEFRCLIPVTHFAEAEGPKGAKTRTWFSLRDRSVFAWAGLWRDSAEWGPVFSGAMTDCNEAIRPVHDRMPVLLHEDEYEKWLRGSFEDIIGFQDRYFPDDLIVMERTIEPWYKSKSAPVSPTLL from the coding sequence ATGGAGGGCCACCCCATCTGTAATCTCTTCACCGTGCGCAAGAGTGCCGCCGAGGTTGCCGCGCATTTCGGTGTCACTCTTCCCGCCGCGCAGTTCAGTACTCCGGAGGAAGTTTATCACGGCTATCCTGGGATGGTGGTTCGCGAGCAGGACGGCGAGCGCGTGCTGCAAAGCATGACATGGGGCTGGCCAGTGCGGCTCAAAACGATGAAGCAGGAATCCAAACCCAAGCCGGTCAACAATATTGCCGATCTGAAGAAGCCCTTCTGGATCGGAGCCGCCCGTAAGCCTGAGTTTCGATGCCTGATCCCTGTCACGCATTTTGCTGAGGCCGAGGGGCCAAAAGGCGCAAAAACCAGAACCTGGTTCTCCCTTCGCGATCGCTCTGTTTTTGCCTGGGCCGGCCTTTGGCGCGACAGTGCTGAGTGGGGACCGGTGTTCTCCGGGGCGATGACCGACTGCAACGAGGCAATCCGTCCGGTCCATGACCGGATGCCTGTGCTGCTGCATGAGGATGAATATGAAAAATGGCTGCGCGGCAGCTTCGAGGACATAATCGGCTTTCAGGACCGGTACTTTCCTGACGATCTTATCGTGATGGAACGCACAATCGAGCCTTGGTACAAATCAAAATCAGCCCCGGTCTCTCCGACCTTGTTATGA
- a CDS encoding CocE/NonD family hydrolase, protein MKERSEVRNGLHIDWNVPIVARDGTVLRGDVFRPIGEGLYPTIASYGPYGKNLHFADGFPNQWQGLLRDHPEIAEGTTTDFANWETADPEKWVPYGYVVLRVDSRGAGQSPGTVDPWSEDEVNDLYDSIEWAAEQPWSNGNVGLAGVSYYASTQWTVAARKPPHLKAICPFEGAADFYRDLIRHGGILSTFLRRWYPIQVTNVQNGLGSRARISRMTGEGIAGDIDLTKEELAQRRVDIHANVLAAKFDEGYANARSAVLSDIDIPLLSCGNWGGQGMHLRGNVEGFLGVSSKEKWLELHGLEHWTEFFTDYGVGLQRQFFDHYLKGEDNGWNKRPPVLLQVRHIDKFVEREENEWPIARTQWTRWYLDAETGSLSPEAPANKGKVQFAALTDTVTFWSKPFETETELTGPMAAKLVASSSTTDADLFLAIRLYDPAGNEVLFNGATDPNCPVSLGWLRASHRALDPHKTLPYRPYHPHDRAEPLQPGAEYELDIEIWPSCVVIPAGYQMALTISGADYQHDLPEPLPEVYGEKLRGTSVILHDDPLDRPADIFGGDTTIFTGASSPSSILLPFVPARKQ, encoded by the coding sequence ATGAAAGAGCGTAGCGAGGTTCGCAACGGACTGCATATCGACTGGAACGTGCCCATCGTCGCGCGCGACGGAACGGTGTTGCGCGGAGATGTTTTCCGCCCGATCGGGGAGGGGCTATACCCGACGATTGCCAGCTATGGCCCTTATGGGAAAAATCTGCACTTCGCCGATGGCTTCCCCAACCAATGGCAAGGTCTTCTTCGCGACCATCCGGAGATCGCCGAAGGAACGACCACGGATTTCGCAAATTGGGAAACCGCCGATCCAGAGAAATGGGTGCCCTATGGATATGTCGTTCTGCGCGTCGATTCCAGGGGGGCAGGTCAGTCTCCCGGCACCGTAGATCCCTGGTCGGAAGATGAGGTCAATGACCTGTATGATTCCATCGAATGGGCAGCGGAACAGCCTTGGAGCAACGGCAATGTCGGTCTGGCCGGCGTATCCTATTATGCATCGACCCAATGGACGGTAGCAGCCCGTAAACCGCCGCATCTTAAGGCTATCTGTCCTTTCGAGGGAGCGGCGGACTTCTACCGCGACCTCATTCGTCACGGGGGCATACTTTCGACCTTTCTGCGGCGCTGGTATCCGATCCAGGTTACCAACGTTCAGAACGGCTTGGGCTCGCGAGCAAGAATAAGCCGGATGACGGGGGAGGGGATCGCTGGCGACATCGACCTTACCAAGGAAGAACTGGCGCAGCGGCGCGTGGACATCCATGCGAACGTCCTGGCTGCGAAGTTTGACGAGGGCTACGCGAATGCCCGGTCGGCGGTTCTTTCAGATATCGATATCCCCCTTCTGTCCTGTGGCAACTGGGGCGGGCAGGGGATGCACCTACGCGGGAATGTCGAAGGATTTCTGGGGGTTTCTTCCAAGGAAAAGTGGCTGGAACTGCACGGACTTGAGCATTGGACGGAATTCTTCACCGACTATGGAGTAGGGCTCCAGCGCCAGTTCTTCGATCACTATCTCAAAGGTGAGGACAATGGCTGGAACAAACGGCCGCCAGTTCTGCTCCAGGTTCGCCATATCGACAAATTTGTCGAGCGCGAGGAAAACGAATGGCCCATCGCGCGAACGCAGTGGACGAGATGGTATCTCGACGCCGAGACCGGCTCTCTCTCCCCGGAAGCGCCCGCAAACAAGGGCAAAGTTCAGTTTGCGGCCTTGACCGACACGGTGACTTTCTGGTCCAAGCCGTTCGAGACGGAAACGGAGTTGACGGGACCCATGGCCGCCAAGCTGGTAGCGTCATCGTCGACAACCGACGCCGATCTTTTCCTCGCGATCAGGCTGTATGATCCCGCCGGCAACGAAGTTCTCTTCAACGGCGCGACGGATCCAAACTGCCCTGTTTCGCTGGGATGGTTGCGTGCGTCACACCGAGCGCTCGATCCGCACAAGACGCTTCCCTACCGGCCTTACCATCCACATGACCGCGCAGAACCGCTGCAGCCCGGTGCAGAGTACGAGCTTGATATTGAGATATGGCCGTCCTGTGTCGTGATACCGGCAGGTTATCAGATGGCGCTGACCATTTCTGGCGCCGACTATCAGCACGATCTGCCCGAACCATTGCCTGAGGTATATGGAGAGAAGCTGCGGGGCACCTCGGTCATCCTGCATGACGATCCATTGGACCGGCCCGCCGATATATTCGGAGGCGACACAACGATCTTCACCGGAGCCAGTTCACCGTCATCGATCCTGCTGCCATTTGTCCCGGCGCGGAAGCAATAA
- a CDS encoding DUF6961 family protein, whose product MTEDQERWAEALAIERRFGRNALAHIATMVSELALAGDEAGVQRWIAIAERFDQLQPEQVGSRQ is encoded by the coding sequence ATGACGGAAGATCAGGAAAGATGGGCAGAGGCACTGGCCATCGAACGACGATTTGGCAGGAATGCGCTGGCACATATTGCCACGATGGTCTCCGAACTTGCACTCGCTGGCGATGAGGCAGGCGTGCAGCGGTGGATAGCCATTGCTGAGCGGTTCGACCAGCTTCAGCCCGAGCAGGTGGGTTCGAGGCAGTAG
- a CDS encoding IS630 family transposase → MANAFSKGRPIEPLLVTAEERAYLERQVRRHRVSRSLSERCRIILRCADGLQSKVVAAELGVHEHTVGKWRRRFLADRIDGLLDEARPGRPRTIDDDQVAAVIERTLRSTPADATHWSIRSMAAETGFSHTTIRRMWNAFGLQPHRSQTFKLSSDPLFVDKVRDIVGLYLSPPTRAIVLSVDEKSQIQALDREQPVLPMMPGIAERRTHSYVRHGTTSLFAALDIASGFVIGKCYKRHRATEFLDFLKQIDQSTPDGLDVHIVMDNYATHKTAKVRAWLARRPHYHVHFTPTSASWINQVERWFAELTRKQLQRGVHRSTGQLEADILTFIDRHNENPKPYKWTKSADEILASVKRFCQKTEQTLCREL, encoded by the coding sequence ATGGCGAACGCATTTTCGAAGGGTCGGCCGATTGAGCCGTTGTTGGTGACGGCGGAAGAGCGCGCATATCTTGAACGACAGGTGCGGCGGCACCGGGTGTCACGCTCGCTCTCGGAACGATGCCGGATTATTCTGCGCTGCGCCGACGGTTTGCAGAGCAAGGTCGTAGCGGCCGAACTGGGCGTTCACGAGCATACGGTGGGTAAGTGGCGTCGGCGCTTTTTGGCCGATCGTATCGATGGGCTGCTTGATGAAGCACGCCCCGGCAGGCCGCGCACGATCGATGACGATCAGGTCGCGGCGGTCATCGAGCGGACGCTGCGTTCGACGCCTGCCGACGCCACGCACTGGTCGATCCGGTCGATGGCAGCAGAGACAGGATTTTCGCATACGACGATCCGCCGAATGTGGAACGCCTTCGGGTTGCAGCCACATCGTAGCCAGACCTTCAAGCTGTCGAGCGACCCGCTATTCGTCGACAAGGTGCGCGATATCGTCGGGCTTTACCTATCGCCGCCGACCCGCGCGATCGTGCTCAGCGTCGATGAGAAGAGCCAGATCCAGGCGCTCGACCGCGAGCAGCCGGTGCTACCCATGATGCCGGGCATCGCCGAGCGTCGCACCCACAGCTATGTACGGCACGGAACGACATCATTGTTCGCAGCGCTCGACATCGCCTCGGGCTTCGTCATCGGCAAGTGCTACAAAAGGCACCGCGCGACCGAGTTTCTCGACTTCCTCAAGCAGATCGACCAGTCGACCCCCGACGGGCTCGATGTTCACATCGTCATGGACAATTACGCTACTCATAAAACGGCCAAGGTTAGGGCCTGGCTTGCCCGCCGTCCGCACTATCATGTGCATTTCACGCCGACATCGGCGTCCTGGATCAATCAGGTCGAGCGTTGGTTCGCGGAGTTGACCAGAAAGCAGCTCCAGCGCGGCGTCCACCGCTCAACCGGCCAGCTCGAAGCCGATATCTTGACCTTCATCGATCGCCATAACGAGAACCCAAAGCCATATAAATGGACCAAGTCGGCCGACGAAATCCTCGCCTCGGTCAAGCGTTTCTGCCAGAAAACCGAGCAAACCTTATGCCGCGAACTTTAG
- a CDS encoding aldo/keto reductase, whose translation MLTLQPEVPARALGASGLHVSAIGLGCMGLNAAEGRANSIALIRHAVDSGVTLLDTAELYGPYVNEELVGEALAPVRNEVAIITKFGAKIVDGKPAGFDSRPEKIRASADSSLLRLRTDRIDLYMQHRVDPAVPIEDVAGAVADLVTAGKVRAFGLSEAGADTIRRAHAVHPVSAVQSEYSLWTRDPEYNGVFEACEAIGAAFIAFSPLGRGFLSGAVDASTTLAANDPRSALPRFQHEALVSNAALVDIIHRQGAVMGATPAQIVIAWVLVRKPWLIPIPATSQVARITENMRAAQIRFTASDLASFEDAVARVAITGARYPESLLAMTGL comes from the coding sequence GTGCTGACCTTGCAGCCTGAAGTGCCAGCTCGCGCGCTCGGAGCAAGCGGGCTGCACGTGTCGGCGATCGGGTTGGGCTGCATGGGCTTGAACGCTGCCGAAGGACGGGCCAATTCGATCGCGCTGATCCGTCATGCGGTCGATAGCGGCGTAACGCTCCTTGATACCGCCGAGCTTTACGGGCCTTATGTTAACGAGGAACTGGTTGGCGAAGCATTGGCACCGGTACGGAACGAGGTCGCCATCATCACCAAGTTCGGCGCAAAGATAGTCGATGGTAAGCCTGCAGGTTTCGACAGCCGACCGGAGAAAATCCGGGCGTCTGCGGATTCCTCCCTGCTGCGTCTGAGGACGGACAGGATTGATCTGTACATGCAGCACAGGGTCGATCCTGCCGTGCCGATCGAGGATGTCGCCGGTGCGGTCGCTGACCTTGTCACGGCAGGCAAAGTCCGCGCCTTCGGCTTGTCGGAGGCCGGCGCGGATACGATCCGCCGCGCGCATGCAGTGCATCCAGTCAGTGCTGTGCAAAGCGAATATTCGCTATGGACACGCGATCCCGAATATAATGGCGTGTTCGAGGCTTGTGAAGCAATCGGCGCGGCCTTCATCGCTTTCAGTCCATTGGGACGGGGCTTTTTGTCGGGTGCAGTCGATGCGTCCACTACTCTCGCGGCCAATGACCCGCGATCAGCGCTTCCCCGGTTCCAGCACGAAGCACTGGTCAGCAACGCGGCGCTGGTTGACATCATCCATCGCCAAGGCGCAGTGATGGGTGCGACGCCAGCTCAGATCGTGATTGCCTGGGTACTGGTCCGAAAGCCTTGGTTGATCCCCATTCCCGCGACATCGCAAGTGGCACGGATCACAGAGAATATGCGCGCTGCCCAAATTCGCTTCACCGCATCCGACCTCGCTTCTTTTGAGGATGCTGTCGCCCGGGTAGCGATCACCGGTGCGCGTTACCCGGAAAGTTTGCTGGCAATGACTGGCCTGTAA
- a CDS encoding alpha/beta fold hydrolase: MPITAPGPTIPGAVHDRIAVNGTILHHVSMGTSGSPILLVHGFPESWWAFHMIMPLLAERHRVHAVDLRGFGDSDVVEDEFSSSVAAEDLHQLITAIGEGPVHLVAQDVSGTPAFRLAATYPDAIASFTAIEMALPGFGMEAFADVTKGGAWYFGVMATPGIPDMLLAGRESSFIGDYMFPTMCGAPDAISQEDVAEFARTYARPGGWNGATGLYGSVLKDGEEIAALAQAGAIRAPVLAIGSSGGAFTEYTMRQAAPGANIRSVQIDGIGHYAAMEAPNEVAIAIRDFFEEVDANRTAPTV; this comes from the coding sequence ATGCCGATCACAGCCCCTGGCCCGACCATCCCGGGCGCCGTCCACGACCGTATCGCGGTCAACGGCACGATCCTGCACCATGTATCGATGGGCACAAGCGGGTCGCCGATTCTGCTTGTCCACGGCTTTCCCGAAAGCTGGTGGGCATTCCACATGATCATGCCGCTGCTGGCTGAGCGCCATCGCGTCCACGCCGTCGATCTGCGTGGGTTCGGTGATTCTGATGTTGTCGAGGACGAATTTAGTAGTTCCGTCGCCGCCGAAGACTTGCACCAACTAATCACAGCGATCGGCGAGGGGCCGGTACACCTTGTTGCGCAGGACGTCAGCGGGACTCCCGCTTTCCGTCTCGCCGCCACCTATCCCGACGCGATCGCGAGTTTTACGGCGATAGAGATGGCTCTGCCTGGCTTCGGCATGGAGGCCTTCGCCGATGTGACCAAAGGAGGCGCCTGGTATTTCGGCGTGATGGCTACGCCGGGCATACCCGACATGCTGCTGGCCGGTCGTGAGAGCAGTTTCATTGGAGATTACATGTTCCCCACCATGTGCGGCGCGCCGGACGCGATCAGTCAAGAGGATGTCGCCGAGTTCGCGCGGACATATGCGCGGCCCGGCGGGTGGAACGGCGCGACCGGTCTCTACGGTTCCGTTCTCAAAGATGGCGAGGAGATCGCCGCGCTGGCGCAGGCCGGGGCGATCCGCGCCCCAGTGCTCGCAATCGGTTCTAGTGGCGGGGCCTTTACCGAATACACGATGCGGCAAGCTGCCCCCGGGGCCAATATCCGGTCGGTGCAAATCGATGGCATTGGTCACTATGCCGCGATGGAGGCTCCGAATGAAGTGGCTATCGCGATCCGCGACTTCTTCGAAGAGGTTGACGCAAACCGCACGGCGCCTACCGTCTGA
- a CDS encoding NAD(P)-dependent oxidoreductase → MRLLSLIPLPGPVVELFAEAFDFVPFTPGDPLERLHTALPEALLCAPGGPKIDGALLDRLPGGLRAIATYSVGYDHIDLAACRARGLAVFNTPEVLTASVADAALLLILGAARRATEAIELIRSGGWSGWTPTQLVGTELAGKRLGIMGMGRVGRRIAARAAAFGMELAYSNRHRAAEEAGARFVADPRELFAQSDVFLLACPSTDETRRFVDRALLSQAPRNLILVNVGRGDLVDDEALIAALASRRITAAGLDVFDQEPNFDQRYLALPNVFMLPHIGSSTIEARLGMGRVLADGMNAWRRDGALSNRIA, encoded by the coding sequence ATGCGCCTGCTGTCGTTGATCCCCTTGCCCGGTCCGGTTGTCGAGTTGTTCGCCGAGGCGTTCGATTTCGTTCCTTTCACACCGGGCGATCCGCTGGAACGTCTGCATACCGCCCTGCCGGAGGCGCTGTTGTGCGCGCCCGGCGGACCCAAAATCGACGGCGCGTTGCTCGACCGGCTGCCTGGAGGGCTGCGCGCGATCGCCACTTATTCAGTCGGTTACGATCATATCGATCTGGCCGCCTGCCGGGCGCGTGGGCTGGCGGTGTTCAATACGCCGGAGGTGCTAACCGCTTCGGTGGCCGACGCGGCGTTACTGCTGATCCTTGGCGCGGCCCGGCGCGCGACCGAGGCGATCGAGCTGATCCGCAGCGGAGGCTGGAGCGGCTGGACGCCGACGCAACTGGTCGGCACCGAGCTCGCTGGCAAGCGGCTCGGCATCATGGGGATGGGCAGGGTCGGGCGCCGGATCGCGGCACGCGCTGCCGCCTTTGGAATGGAGCTCGCTTACTCCAATCGTCATCGCGCGGCTGAAGAAGCAGGCGCGCGCTTTGTTGCCGACCCGCGAGAGTTGTTTGCGCAAAGCGATGTATTTTTGCTCGCCTGCCCGTCGACAGACGAGACGCGTCGCTTTGTAGATCGCGCTCTCTTGTCGCAAGCGCCGCGCAACCTCATCCTTGTCAATGTGGGTCGCGGCGACCTTGTCGATGACGAAGCGCTGATCGCAGCGCTTGCCTCCCGCCGCATTACCGCCGCTGGCCTTGATGTCTTCGACCAGGAGCCGAATTTCGACCAGCGCTACTTGGCTTTGCCGAATGTGTTCATGCTGCCCCATATCGGCAGCTCCACGATCGAGGCGCGACTGGGCATGGGTCGCGTACTGGCGGACGGTATGAACGCGTGGCGGCGTGACGGGGCGCTGTCCAATCGTATCGCCTAG
- a CDS encoding NAD(P)-dependent oxidoreductase, translating into MKQFLARSLRAISPSTSADINVIMKACGIKSKTKLPTPPAGERVGPSEHQPKERKADDNIIDARRIALMKAHARIVNTARGGLIDEAALAKALTTGAIRGGALDCFTVEPLPCDSPLHTAPNLILTPHQIGHTADGARSVVDAFVANILAFFT; encoded by the coding sequence GTGAAACAGTTTCTCGCGCGCAGCTTGCGGGCGATCAGTCCAAGCACGAGCGCTGACATCAACGTGATCATGAAGGCTTGCGGAATCAAGTCGAAGACGAAGTTGCCGACGCCCCCGGCCGGGGAGCGGGTAGGTCCTTCCGAACACCAGCCAAAAGAACGCAAGGCTGATGACAATATTATAGACGCGCGGCGGATCGCGCTGATGAAGGCGCATGCGCGCATTGTGAACACCGCACGCGGCGGACTGATTGATGAGGCCGCGCTGGCGAAGGCGCTGACGACTGGCGCGATCCGGGGTGGGGCGCTCGACTGTTTCACGGTCGAGCCCCTTCCGTGCGACAGCCCGTTGCACACCGCGCCGAACCTTATCCTGACCCCACATCAGATCGGCCACACTGCGGACGGCGCGCGGTCGGTCGTGGATGCCTTTGTCGCCAACATTCTTGCCTTCTTCACTTGA